The following proteins are co-located in the Vigna unguiculata cultivar IT97K-499-35 chromosome 9, ASM411807v1, whole genome shotgun sequence genome:
- the LOC114164303 gene encoding elongator complex protein 3, producing the protein MAAVVEARKAPRPGKGGYEAHGLSEEEARVRAIAEIVNSMVDLSHKGQNVDLNALKSAACRKYGLARAPKLVEMIAALPDAERETLLPKLRAKPVRTASGIAVVAVMSKPHRCPHIATTGNICVYCPGGPDSDFEYSTQSYTGYEPTSMRAIRARYNPYVQARSRIDQLKRLGHSVDKVEFILMGGTFMSLPADYRDYFIRNLHDALSGHTSVNVEEAVAYSEHGATKCIGMTIETRPDYCLGPHLRQMLSYGCTRLEIGVQSTYEDVARDTNRGHTVAAVADCFCLAKDAGFKVVAHMMPDLPNVGVERDMESFREFFESPLFRADGLKIYPTLVIRGTGLYELWKTGRYRNYPPEQLVDIIARILAMVPPWTRVYRVQRDIPMPLVTSGVEKGNLRELALARMEDLGLKCRDVRTREAGIQDIHHQIRPEEVELVRRDYMANEGWETFLSYEDTRQDILVGLLRLRKCGRNTTCPELMGKCSIVRELHVYGTAVPVHGRDADKLQHQGYGTLLMEEAERIACREHRSTKIAVISGVGTRHYYRKLGYELEGPYMVKYLVK; encoded by the exons ATGGCGGCGGTGGTGGAGGCGAGGAAGGCTCCACGGCCGGGAAAGGGCGGCTATGAAGCGCACGGCCTGAGCGAGGAAGAAGCGCGTGTTCGAGCAATCGCGGAGATCGTGAACTCCATGGTAGACCTCTCTCACAAGGGCCAGAACGTGGACCTCAACGCGCTCAAGTCCGCAGCGTGCCGCAAGTATGGTCTCGCACGCGCACCTAAGCTCGTGGAGATGATAGCCGCGCTCCCCGATGCGGAGCGCGAAACTCTCCTCCCCAAGCTCCGCGCCAAACCCGTCCGCACCGCCTCCGGAATCGCCGTAGTTGCCGTCATGTCCAAACCGCACCGCTGCCCGCACATCGCCACCACCGGGAACATCTGCGTTTACTGCCCCGGGGGTCCCGACTCCGACTTCGAGTACAGTACTCAGTCCTACACCGGTTACGAACCAACCAGCATGCGCGCGATTCGTGCGAG GTATAATCCATATGTTCAGGCGAGGAGCAGGATAGATCAGCTTAAGCGTTTGGGCCATAGCGTAGACAAG GTTGAGTTTATCTTAATGGGTGGTACCTTCATGTCTCTTCCAGCTGATTACCGTGATTACTTTATAAGAAATCTTCACGATGCTTTGTCTGGGCATACTTCTGTCAATGTGGAAGAGGCAGTAGCTTACTCCGAGCATGGAGCAACCAAATGTATTGGCATGACAATTGAAAC GAGGCCAGATTATTGTCTTGGGCCTCACTTGCGCCAAATGCTTTCTTATGGTTGTACACGATTGGAGATTGGAGTCCAAAGCACCTATGAGGATGTTGCTCGAGACACAAACAGAGGACACACTGTAGCTGCTGTAGCCGATTGTTTTTGCTTGGCTAAAGATGCTGGTTTCAAG GTTGTTGCTCACATGATGCCTGATCTTCCAAATGTTGGTGTTGAGAGGGACATGGAAAGTTTTCGGGAGTTTTTTGAGAGTCCCTTGTTTAGAGCAGATGGGCTTAAAATATATCCTACACTTGTAATTCGTGGAACAGGGCTTTATGAGCTCTGGAAAACTGGCag GTATAGAAATTATCCACCAGAGCAACTTGTGGACATCATAGCAAGGATCCTTGCAATGGTACCACCATGGACACGTGTTTATAGAGTTCAGCGGGATATTCCTATGCCTTTGGTTACCTCCGGGGTTGAGAAAGGGAATTTGAGGGAGTTAGCATTAGCTCGAATGGAAGACTTGGGATTGAAATGTCGTGATGTTCGGACCAGGGAAGCTGGAATCCAG GATATTCACCACCAAATTAGGCCAGAGGAGGTGGAGCTTGTTCGGCGTGATTATATGGCAAATGAGGGTTGGGAAACATTTCTATCATATGAAGATACACGACAA GATATCCTTGTCGGTTTGCTGCGTCTGCGAAAATGTGGCCGCAATACTACATGTCCAGAGCTTATGGGGAAGTGTTCAATTGTTCGTGAACTCCATGTTTATGGAACTGCCGTACCAGTTCATGGACGTGATGCTGACAAGCTACAACACCAG